DNA sequence from the Streptomyces canus genome:
GCCGATGACCCCGGCGCGGTGGGCAGCCCTCGACAAGGCCAATGCCGCCCGCCGCCGCTGCCCCGAGTGCCACCAAGACGCCGGATACGTCATCCCGCCCACGCTCGGAGCCTGCGTGACCTGCGCCTATCCCGAGGAACAGCGCGTGGCTTAAAAACGAGGTGGAACAGTTTGTTCCACCCTTCGGCGCAAATCACCCCCATATTTGACGGGTCCGGCCGTCCGCCTCCTACAGCAAGCCGGCCGGACCCTTTCGACTCCCGAAGGAGCACGTACATCGTGACGGAGAATCCCACCTTCCCGCCCCCCGACGCCCCGGAGAGCACCGACGAACGGACGGCTGAGGTACTGCCGTTCCCGCTGAAGAAGACCGACCCCACCGCCCCGACCGACTCGCCCGCCCCGACCGACGCGGGTGTGGTGAAGCCGGGGGAGTGGGAGGCCGAACTCCCCGACACCGACGACCCGGAGGCCGAAGGGCTGACCGACGGGGCGCCGGTGGACCCGCCGCGCGAGGTCTACCCGCCTTCGGTCGCGGAGTGGATGGAGGCCAAGGACAAGGCACGCCTGCCGGTCCTTCCCGAGTGGGTCAAACTGCCGGACCAGCGAACGGCCGTGCGCAAGTGGGCCGTTCGGCACTACTCGGCTGTGATCGGCTACCACGCCGTTCGCCTGCCCTGCATCTACACCCCGAAGATCCTGTGGTACTCGCCGCGCGGGGCGTGGCGCTGGTCCACGGCGATCGGCCGGTGGGTGTTCGATGCCGAAGGCAAGGGCCTGCGCCTGGCGTCGGTGGCGAACGAGGACGCGGCGGAGTACCTGAAGCTGTCGCGGCAACGCAACGACCGCGTCCGCCTGCGGGGCATCGTCGCCGCGATCGCCTCCCTGATCGGCCTCGCCGCCGCCCTGACCCTGTACGTCATGGCCCCGTCCTGGCTCTTGCTGCTGGCCATGGCCGCGCTGACCACCACGCTCGGGGCGGTCGGGGCGCCGGCAGACCGGCCGCTGATCGACATGGCCAAGGTGACGTTCCGCAAGCGGCGGCTGTCCTCCGACATCGTCATCCGCGCCCACGAGGCGTCCGGGCTGACCACCAAGGATCAGACGATCGCCTTCCCGCGGCCGATCGGCCGGGACGGAGACGGCTGGCGCGTGGTGGTGGATCTGCCGTACGGCAAGACGTTCGAGGACGCGGTGAAGGCTCACGCCCGGCTCGCCTCCGGTATGGACATCGCCCCCACTCAACTCTTCCTCGACAAGGACGAGACGAGCGGGCGGCGGGTGTCGTACTGGATCGCCGACCGTGACCCGCTCGCCGTGCCGTCGGGCAAGTCCCCGCTGCTGGGGGCAACCAGGGTGGACTTCTGGAAGCCCTTCCCGTGGGGCGTGGACGAGCGGGGCAACCCGGTCATGGCGACCATGCTGTGGCTGTCCCTGCTGGTCGGCGCCGTGCCGCGTCAGGGCAAGACGTTCTCTGCCCGCACGATCGCGCTCGCCGCCGCGCTGGACCCGTACGTCAGGTTGTACGTGTTCGACGGCAAGGCATCGCCGGACTGGCGCAAGTTCGCGCTGGTCGCGCACCGCATCGGGTTCGGCATCGTGCCCAAGAACGGGTTCGACCCGGTTCAGCACCTGCTGACCTCGCTGCGCGAGCTGAAGGCGGACGTCGAGGACCGCTACCACCGGCTCTCCGAACTGCCGCTGCATGTCTGCCCGGAGGGCAAGCTCACCCCGGAGATCAGCCGGGACAAGAAGCTGAACATGCCGCTCACGCTGTTCGTGGTGGACGAGGTGCAGGAGTACCTGACCCACCCCGAGCACGGCAAGGAGATCCTGTCCCTGATGGTCTACCTCGCCCGGGTCGCGCCGGCCGTGGGTGTCTCGGTGATGACGTCGACGCAGAAGCCGGACGACAAGGCGTGCCCCTCCGAGCTGCGTGACCAGCACCAGGCCCGGTTCGCGCTGCGGGTCGGCGCCTACCAGGTCTCCGACGTCATCCTCGGTGCCGGGTCCTACAGCGAGGGCTTGGACGCGTCCAAGCTGCTCAAGTCCCACAAGGGCGTCGGTCTGCTCAAGGGCATGTCGGACGACTCCGGGATCGTGCGCACCTACCTCGCCGACGGCCGCGACGCGGAACGCATCCTCACCCGTGCCGCCGCGCTGCGGGAGGCGGAGGGCACGCTGTCCGGCGACGCGGTCGGCGAGGCCCCGGCGCCGGAGGTGTCCGCGACGGTCCTGGACGACGTCGCACAGGTGCTGGGCAAGGGCGAGGCCAAGGTGTGGTCCGAGACAATCGTCGACCGCCTCGCCGACCTGCGCCCCGACGTCTACGGCCCGTGGGCGGAGCTGGAGGCCAAGCCCAAGGCGGAAGCGCTCACCGCCGCGCTCAAGCCGTTCGGCATCGGCACCATGCAGATCAGCCGGCGCATCGACGGCGAACAGGTCAACAAGCGCGGCATCAAGCGCGAGGACATCGCCGCCGCGATTACGCAGCGCAACGAAAAGCGGGACGCCGGATAGGTCTCACAGCCTGCTACCGGTAGCGGCATGCGTCGCTACCGGTAGCAACCCTGCTAGCGACCAAAACCGCCCCTGATCAGGCCGCTAGCAGATAGCGGCCCACCTGCGGAAACCCCCGAAAACCTGCCTGAGAGGCCAGTGATGAGCCTTCCCCTCCTTGCTTTCGCCTGCCTACTCGCCATCACGCTCGGTTACGGCGTCAAGTGCTGGCTGAGCCCGTTCGGCGACTGCCGCAAGTGCCACGGCATGGGCCACGACTTCAAGACCGACCGCAAGGGCCGCACCAAGCGCGGCCGTGACTGCCGACGCTGCGACGCGACCGGCAAGCGCATACGCGTCGGCCGCTGGATCTACAACCGCGCCGCGCGCACCTACCGCGCCGGCACCCGCTGAACGACCGGTCGAAGGAGCCCCGCCATGCGCAAGACCCTCGCGGCCGTCGCCGCGACCATCACCGCCGTCCTGGCCCTGACCGCGTGCAGCCCCGACTACGCCCCCGGCCCGTCCGGGACCGTCACCGACCGCAGTGCCACCTACCGCAAGGCCGACGGCTGGCACTACCAGCTCACCGTCACCCCCACCGACGGCCGCCGCCAGGACTTCCGCGTCACCCGCGACGAATACCGGCACTGCTTCCGCGGCTCCGCCTATCCCACCTGCACCCACCGCTGACCCCCGGAGGACTGATGGTCGTCACCATCCCGCTCGTGCTGCTCCTCGCCGCCGCGCTCGCCGCGTTGCTGCGCTTCCGCGCGCTCGGCGCCGGGGCGGCCGTCGTCGCCGCGCTGTTCGGCTTCTACCTCGCCGCCACCGACGCGAGCGACACCGTCAACCAGCTCGTCACCGCCGTCACCGGCGCCCTCGCCGACATCGGCCGCTAGAAGGGAGAGCAGGAGATGAACGAACCCACCACGCCCCACGACTGGCACCGGCCGGCCGTGCGGGACGCGGCGGCCGTGGAGGTTCACCACCCCACGCCCCTCGCACCGATACCGCACGCCGCGCCGCTCGTGCCTGTGCAGCCGGGCACCATCCCGGCCGTGACGAGCATCGTGCTGCCCGACGGCCGGGTCGTCACCGGCTACACCCTCGAACCCGCCAAGCCCGAACAGGTCGCGACCAAGCCGGCCGTCTCCAGGGCGGCGGTGAACATCGCCCTCGGGGGCATGGGCTTCGCGACCGTGTGCGGCGGACTCGTGCTGCTGACCACCTTCATTGCCGCGCTCGCCGCGCTCATTCACCAGCTCATCATCCTCGCCGCCGTCATCTTCGGCGGCTGGGTCGCCGTGCAGGTCTTCAGCGCGAGCGGCCGTGGCGGCGGGACGACGGTCAACATCCGCAAGGCCGTCATCAAGCGGAACAAGTTCTACGGCTGACAGGAGCCTTCGTGTTCGAGATCCGCGCCATCTGCGACCCCGACGACACCGACCGCGTCACCACCGCGCTCACGACCGCGTTCATGGCGGGTGACGTGCGCACGTACCCGACCCGGGACGGCAAGCGCACCCGCCTCTACCTCACCGCCGACCACCGCCCCGCCCCGCAGGACTGGCCCACCCCGGAACAGGCGTACGCGACCGCCCCGAGCATCAACAGTGAGATCGGCTGGACGGCACGCTTCCTGGCTGAAGCCGTGTGCTTCACCGAGCTGGGTCGGGAGTTCTACCTGCGCAAGGCCGCTCTGCTGGACCGCATTGCACTCCTGGGTGAGAGCGACGGCTTCCACGACGACGACGGCGAGACGGCTCTCGCGGCGGCGCTGCACCTGCTCGACATGGACCAGCCGGGCGTGATCTGCGATCCGCGCGCCTACGTCCGCCAGCAGTACGCCCGCTCACTCACCAACGACCAGTAGCTACGCCCGTGGGCGGCGGTCACTCCCGGACAAGGACAGCCCGCCGCCCACGGTCTCCAAATCCCGACGTAGCAGAACAGGAGACCTACAGCATGACCCAACCGCGCACATTCGGCGAGGGCCCTTCGGACCCTGCCACCCGATCGGGGCGCGTGCCCCGGCCGCGCCTGCTGGATTTGTTCTCGTGCGCTGGCGGTGCCGCCATCGGCTACCACCGGGCCGGGTTCGCGGTGGACGGCTGTGACATCGCCGACCGCCCCAACTACCCCTTCCCCTACCACCACGGCGACGCTCTGACCTACCTCGCCGCCCTGATCGCCTCCGGTGAGATCCACCGGTACGCGTTCGTCCACGCCTCCCCGCCGTGCCAGCACGGATGCGCGCTGACCGTGGGCACCAACGCCTCCCAGGGATGGGGCCGCACGCACGTCGACCTGGTCGCCCCCGTCCGCGACCTCCTTGACGCAACCGGTCTGCCGTACGTGATGGAACAGCCCAACGGCCGCGCGAAGATCCGCAAGGACCTGACGCTGTGCGGTGAGATGTTCGGTCTCGGGGTCATCCGTCACCGCAACTTCGAGTTGGGTGGCTGGACCACCGTGCAGCCGGCGCACGCCCCGCACCGGGGCCGCGTGCGCGGCTACCGGCACGGCCGCTTCTACGACGGCCCCTATGTGGCCGCGTACGGCAACGGCGGCGGCAAGCCGTCCGTGGCGGAACTCCAGGCCGCCATGGGCATCACGTGGACCGACGTGCGCGAGGAACTGACGGAGGCGATCCCGCCCGCCTACACCGAGTTCATCGGCCGCGCCCACCTCGCCGCCACGGCGACACTGGGGGCGGCGGCATGAACGCGACACCTGAAGTCCTGCGGGTTGCCCTCGCCCTCGCGGCGGCCGGCCTCCCGATCCTGCCCCTGCGAGCGGGCAAGGTCCCATTCGGCAACTGCCGGACGTGCAGGGGGAACACGTGCGGTGGCCGGCCCAACATGAAGGCGGCGGGACCCTGCCGGTGCCCCGCGCCGTGCCACGCGTGGGGGGCTGCGACCACCGACCCGCACGTCCTCACCTCGCCTGCATGGGTGCGGGCGTGGCGGGCGGCGGTGGCCATCGCCTACCACCCCGGAGGGGCCGGACTGACCGTCGTCGACCTCGACAACGCGACGGCCGTCGCATGGGCCCGCGCAACCCTGCCCGCCACCCGGACCGTGCCGACCACGCGCGGCGAGCACTGGCTCTACCAGGGCGCCATGCCGTCCGCGAACGCGGTCCGGCCGGGCGTCGACATCAAGTCCCTGACTCAGTACGCACGTTGGCTCGGACCCGGCGCCGGTCGCATGGTGGCCCTACCGTCCACCGTCCGCGCCCTGGTCGTGAAGGAAGAGACCACCCCCGGCCGGCGCGGGGTGGCATCTTCTCCTCGCACCCTCGCCCCGTGGTCGCGGCAGGTGGCCACCGGGTGCCGCCACACCGAGCGCTACGTCCGCACCGGTCTGGAACGCGGCCTCGCACTCGTGAGGGCCCGCACCGAATCCGGCGCAGGCTCCCAGGCGTTCGGCGTCGCCCGGTTCCTCGCCGCCCAACACACTGACTGCCCCGGACCATGCGGCCTCGCGGCGATCGGCGAGGAGATCGTGACCGCCGCCGTATCCGTCGGTGTCCCTGAGGGCTACGCGCGCCGCGCGGTCACCAACGGCCTTGAGGCGGCCGGGGAGCGCGCGGCATGAACAAAGCATCCCGAACCGCCACGAAAGGCCCTCAGGGCGCCGTACATGGCCCGCCACGGCTGATGGTGGGCCTGCCGAAGGTCGCCGCCCGCAAGGGCGTCCTTTCTGCCGTTGGCCTGGACCCGCAGACGGTCACCGTCACCGGCATCACTCCGGGTCTTCAGATCCAGTGCGAGGGCGTCCCCGTCGCGGACTGGCTCTGTGCCTGCGGGCAGCACGAACGCGCCCGGGGCCGTGCCGCCGTCGCCCGGCTGACCGCCCGCGTCATCGCCGGCATCTGCCCCCACACCACCACCGAAGGGAGGGCCGTCTCATGACTCCACAGCCTGTGGACAGCTCCGACCTATGGGCCGGACTGCCCACCCTGCAAGACCCGCCCGGCGAGGACGACACGGCACCGGACGTGTGGGAGGACCCCATTCCCCTCACCGGCCGCCGCGAACGTCCGCCGTTCCCCGCTCACGTCTTCCCTGCCTGGTTGGGGGAGTTCGTGACGGCCGTCGCCGAGGAGACGCAGACACCGGTGGACCTCGGAGGGTCGGTCGCCCTCGCCGTGCTCGCCACGGCGGCCGGTGGCCGGTCGGTGGTTCATGTGCGCGGCAACTGGCGCGAGCCCACCAACCTCTACACCGTGGTGGCGCTTCCACCCGGCAACCGCAAGTCCGCTGTCTTCTCCCTGCTGACCGACCCGCTGTATGAGGCGGAGAAGCAGCTCAAGGCGGCGATGAAGCCGGTCATCGTCGAGGCGGAGCTGACGGCGAGGCTGGCCAAGGAGGCGGCGGACAAGGCCACCACCAAGGCCGCGTCCGCCGACGGCGACAAGCGCGACGAGATGGTGAAGACCGCCATCGGACTCGCGCAGACCGCCGACACGCTCACCGTGCCGGCCGAACCCCTCCTGCTCGCCGACGACTGCACACCCGAGACGGTCACCTCGCTGATCGCGGAACAGGGCGGCCGGCTGTCGGTGATGAGCGATGAGGGCGGAATCTTCGACATCATCGCCGGTCGCTACTCGGGCAGTCCCAACATGGAGGTCTTCCTCAAAGGCCATGCCGGGGGCCGCCTGCGGGTGAACCGGCAGACCCGCCGTGAGTACGTGGACGCTCCCGCTCTGACCATGGGACTGGCCGTTCAACCCGATGTGCTCGTCGACATGGGGAAGATCAAGGGCGGGAAGGGGCGCGGACTGTTGGGCCGCTTCCTGTACTCGCTGCCGGTGTCGACGGTCGGCGAGCGGAAGGTCATCACCGACCCGGTCCCCGAGCAGACCGCCGCCACCTACGCCGCGAGGGTCATCGACCTCACCCTGTCGCTCGCGGACTGGACCGACCCGGCCGTCATCCAACTCACCCCCGAGGCGGACGCGGCCCTGATCGTGTATCAGCAACGAGTCGAACCGCGGCTCAAGGAACGCGGCGGGACACTGGGCCACATCAACGACTGGGCCGGGAAACTCGTCGGAGCGATCGCCCGCATGGCCGCGTTGTTGCACCTCGCCGAACACGGCGGCAACGGCTACGCCCACCCGGTCACCGAGGCCACCATGAACGCGGCAATCGAGCTGGGGGAGTACTACACCGCCCACGCCCTCGCCGTCTTCGACGCCATGGGCGCCGATCTGGTCCTGTCCCGCGCCCGCAGCGTGCTGGACGCGCTGAGGGACAACCAGTGGGAGGACGTCAGCCGACGGGACGTCTTCAGCGTCCTGTCCCGCAGCGAGGTCCCCACCATCGCCGACCTCGAACCCGCCCTCGCGCTCCTGGAAGACCACGGATACCTGCGGTCCTACCAGCCCGAGCGCACCGGCAAGCGCGGACGTCCCCCGGCACCCCGCCTACAGGCCCACCCCGCCCTGCGCCACGGCGGCCGGTGACCCGGCCTCGCCCCAACCCCTCCCGCACAAACCGCAAAATCCGCAATAACCCCCGGACACCCCGCTGACCTGCGGCGGGACCCCTGGCTCATCCCGGCCGGGAGCCCGCCGCACAATCCCGCGATATTCCGCAAAAAACCGAGCACCGCCCCACCCGAAGGGGCCGGTCACTGGGCGCCCCTGATTTTTGCGGAATATCGCGGATTTTTGCGGGGCACCGTCCGTCCCTGCCCGCACACCGCATAACCGCAGGTCAGCCTCCCTTCCCGGGTTTTCTGCGGATTTTGCGGTTTGTGCGGCGGCACCTGTTCCTGAACCAGCCTCACAGGAGTGAGCCGTGGACGAACACGACACCCCCGACATCCCCGCCGACGACGACCCGACCCTCGTTTTCCTCACCGTCAAAGAGGCCGCCCGCCGACTCCGCATCGGCCGGACCACGTGCTATGGGCTCATCCGCACCGGAGAACTGGAGTCCGTCATGGTCGGTGGACTCCGCAGGGTCCCGGTCGACGCGCCGGTCGCCTACGCGACCCGTCTCCGCACCACCCAACGCGCCGCTTGACGACGCCCGGGGCGGCGGCACTCCCGGACAGGACAGCCCGCCGCCCCGGTCTCCATCCCGACACGCAAGAAACAGGAGCCTGCCTGTGGCAGAGGACAAGAAGAAGCGCACGCGACAGCCGAACGGCCGAAGCTCGATCTACTTCGGAAAGGACGGCAAATGGCACGGCCGCGTCACCGTCGGCGTCCGCGACGACGGCACGCCGGACCGCCGTCACGTCGAACGCAAGACCCGCGCCGAAGTGACGGCCGCCGTAGCCGAGTTGGAGAAGCAGCGAGACGCCAAGACCGTGCGGAAGCCCGGTAAGGCATGGACGGTCAAGGCTTGGCTGACCCACTGGATTGAGAACGTCGCGCCCCTCGCCGTCAACGACAACACGATGGTCGGGTACGGCGTGGCCGTCCGGAAGCACCTCATTCCCGGCTTGGGCGCTCACCGTCTCGACAGGCTGAAGCCCGAGCACATCGAGGTGTTCTACGCCAAGATGCAGGCCAACGGCAGCAAGCCCGCGACCGCTCACCAGGTGCACCGGACCTTTCGCACTGCGCTCAACGAGGCTGTACGGCGGGGGCATCTCGGCAAGAACCCGGTGCTGTTGGCCAAAGCGCCGAAGACGGGGGATCACGAGGTAGAGCCCTACACCGTCCAAGAGGTACAGCGGCTGTTGAAGGCCGCTGACCGGCACCGCAACTCCGCACGGTGGGCCGTCGCCCTCGCGCTCGGTCTGCGTCAAGGGGAGGTGCTGGGCTTGCAGTGGGTGGACGTGGACCTTGACGATGGATTCCTCGTAGTCCGCCGTAGCCGCCACCGGCCGCAATACGCCCACGGGTGCGCCGAGCCCTGCGGACGCAAGGCCGCGGGGTACTGCCCGCAGAAGCGACGGACCAACCCGGAGTTGACCGTTACCAAGTCGCGCGCCGGCCGCCGCGCGGTCGGTCTCCCCGAACAGCTCGTTGACCTACTCCGTGCACACCTCAAGGCGCAGGAAGCGGAGAGGGAGGCGGCCGGGAAACGCTGGGAGGAGAACGGCCTGGTCTTCCCGGATGAGTACGGCCGTAGCCCGTCCCATCGCCGGGACTGGTCTGAGTGGAAGGCACTTCTGGCAGAGGCGAAGGTTCGTGACGCGCGTTTGCACGACGCACGCCACACTGCTGCCACCGTGCTGCTCATCCTCGGGGTACCCGAGCGCGCCGTGATGGGCCTTATGGGATGGTCGACAACCGCCATGGCCGCCCGGTATCAGCACATGGTCGACGCGGTGCGGACTGACATCGCGAGGCAAGTGGATGGTCTGATCTGGAAGGTGGATGGAGACGGGCCGAGCGATGCCGATGGGTCGGCCGGGGTGCCCGTGGAGAATGATTAGATAGTCGCGAAAGGGTGGTCTCGCAAGGGGCCGCCCTAGCTTGTTACTCCAGTTTCAGAATTAACTATTTCCACTTTGACCATTCGCTGTCACGTCAGCCTATCTGATGCTCGCCGTTTCCTTCCCGGCGACTGTCGTCACAGATTTACATCTGTTCTTGACGTCGATTGTGGTCGCTCTCTCGGAAGGTCTTTCCGTTTGTTGAAATCACCTCTATCATTCACTGATGGACAGGAGTCTGCTGCTGAACCTTGTGGCTCTTTTCATCTCGATCTGCGCGGTAGCCATTTCCGTGATCTTCGGGATGCGACAGCTGGCGATTGCGCGGCATGCTAACTATATACCTGCCCTTCTTGACCTCTTGAGTGAGTTCAGAAAAGTAGAGTTCCATGAGAAGTATAATTTTGTTTGCGTCAGGCTACGGGAGGAGCATTCTCCGGAACTTGGGCTGAGTGGGTTGCCAATAGAGGTGAAGGAAATTGTCTACAGTGTCTTATATTTCTTTCAGACCATTGCGAAACTTTATGCGCTAGAGGTCCTTAGTGAGGAGGTTGTAATGGGCATGGTGCGAGGTCGGGTGGTAATGATGTGGCGCGCCATTGAGCCTTATGTGATTAAGGAGCGCGAATCGCCTTTGGTGGATGATCATCTGCTTTCCGTGCTGGAAAGTTTCGCCGCAGATGCCGAGCGCTTTACGGGTCCGTAGGGAGCTGGCCTGTTGCGGGTCCGGCGAGCTGGTGGGCGAAGGGGGCGACTAGCAGCTGCTGAGAGCTGAGAGCTGAGAGCGACGGGTGAGCTGCTGGGTCGGAATGAGACGGAAACTGAGACGGGCCACCGAAAGGGCGGCACCCCCTTGTGGGTGCCGCCCTTTCGTTTTGCCTGGTCAAGCACTTGAGGCCGTGGCGGGAATCGAACCCGCGTAACTCGCTTTGCAGGCGAGTCCCTGAACCACTCGGGCACACGGCCGGGTCGGTGGAGCGAGGTGCTCCTGCCGAACTCGGTGGAATGACCGTATGGCGAGGGTGAGGGGAGACTCAAGGGATTCCTGGGTGCTGCAACGGGACTGCCATGCGCCGTTCATGAACGGGCCTCGGCCCCCGGTGGTCGTACGACCAAGGTCGCAGGTTCACGTGGAGCTTTTGACAGGGGTCAAAGGGGGCTGTGGACCTTACTCTGGCGGGCATGGCAGTCCTGGAACCGCGTGACACCGATGTCGCCGACGACCCTGAGGTCCTGTCCGTCAACGAGGTGGAGGAGGGGGTGCTGGGGCGTTCGTACCGGGCGCTGAGTATCGGCATCGTGTCCGTCGTGCTGCTCATCGCGTTCGAGGCCACCGCTGTCGGGACCGCGATGCCGGTTGCCGCGCGGGAGTTGGACGGGGTCGCGCTCTACGCGTTCGCGTTCTCCGGGTACTTCACCACCAGCCTGTTCGGGATGGTGCTGGCCGGGCAGTGGGCGGATCGGCGGGGGCCCCTCGGGGCGTTGGCCGGCGGGATCGCCGGCTTCGGTGCCGGGTTGTTGCTGTCCGGGACGGCCGGCGCGATGTGGCAGTTCATTCTCGGACGGGCCGTGCAGGGGTTCGGGGGCGGTCTGGTCATCGTGGCGCTGTATGTCGTCGTCGGGCGGGCCTACCCGGAGCGGCTGCGGCCCGCGATCATGGCGGCGTTCGCGGCAGGCTGGGTCGTGCCCTCGATCGTGGGGCCGCTCGCGGCCGGGGCCGTGACCGAGCACCTCGGGTGGCGGTGGGTGTTCGTCGGGATTCCGGTCCTGGTGGTCTTTCCGCTGGTGTTCGCCCTGCCGCAGATTCGGCGGCGGGCGTCCGGGCCGGTCGACGACGACCATGGAGAGGCCGCCTTCGACCGTCGCCGCATCCGGCTCGCCCTCGGGATCTCCCTCGGCGCCGGGCTCCTCCAGTACGCCGCCCAGGATCTGCGTCCCCTCTCCCTGCTCCCCGGCCTCGCGGGCGTCGCGCTGCTCGTGCCGGCCGTGCTCGGGCTGCTTCCGCGCGGGACGTACCGGGCGGCACGCGGGCTGCCCTCCGTCGTGCTGTTGCGCGGGGTCGCCGCGGGGTCCTTCGTCGCCGCCGAGTCCTTCGTGCCGTTGATGCTGGTCACCCAGCGGGGGCTGTCGCCGACGCTGGCCGGGTTCTCGCTCGCGGCGGGCGGCGGTACGTGGGCGCTGGGGTCGTGGGTGCAGTCGCGGGCGCGGGTGGAGCCGTACCGGGAACGGCTGATGACCGGGGGGATGGTTCTGGTCGCGGCCGCGATCGCCGCCGCGCCGAGTGTGCTGATCCACTCCGTGCCCGTCTGGACCGTCGCCGTCGCCTGGGGTTTCGGCTGCTTCGGGATGGGGCTGGTGATCTCCTCGACCAGTGTGCTTCTGCTGCATCTCTCCGCCCCCGACGAGGCCGGCACCAACTCCGCCTCCCTCCAGATCTCCGACGGCCTCTCCAACGCCGTCCTGCTGGCGGCGGGGGGTGCGGCCTTCGCGGCGCTGGGCGGCGGCACGGTGAGCCATACGGCGACGGAGGCATCCGGCTCCCATCCGGCCGCGTTCGCCGTGGTGTTCCTGCCGATGGCGGGGGTGGCGTTGGTGGGGGCGTGGGTGACGACCCGACTGCACGCCACAACGCGACCTGGCTCTCCCCGCACATGAACGGTCACCCGCTGGACGCGAACGTCGACGTCGACGAGGCTGAGCAGTTCGTGCTGGACGGGTCGACTGTGACCTCGGTCCCACCCACGGCCGCCCCGGCCCCGTCCGCGCGTTGACGGCATCGGCCCGCCGGTAAGGTGACCCGGTCGTCATACACAGCCGAAGACACCGCCGAGCCGCCCGCCCGTCGCCCACCACCCCGCTTGACGCGCTTCGCGCGGCACCTCCCATTCGACCCGACGGAGACCGTGACTACCACCGCCGCCTCCTCCCACCACCTTTCCCCCGCCTTTCCCGGCCGGGCCCCCTGGGGTACCGCCAGCAAGCTGCGCGCCTGGCAGCAAGGGGCGTTGGACAAGTACGTCCAGGAGCAGCCGCGTGACTTCCTGGCCGTCGCGACCCCGGGCGCGGGCAAGACGACGTTCGCCCTCACCCTCGCCTCCTGGCTGCTGCACCACCATGTCGTGCAGCAGGTGACGGTCGTCGCGCCGACCGAGCATCTGAAGAAGCAGTGGGCCGAGGCGGCGGCGCGGATAGGGATCAAGCTCGATCCCGAGTACAGCGCCGGACCGCTCGGCAAGGACTACCACGGCGTCGCCGTCACCTATGCGGGGGTGGGCGTACGGCCCATGCTCCATCGCAACCGGGTCGAGCAGCGCAAGACCCTCGTCATCCTCGACGAGATCCACCACGCCGGTGACTCCAAGTCGTGGGGCGAGGCGTGCCTGGAGGCCTTCGAGCCCGCCACCCGCCGGCTCGCGCTCACCGGTACGCCCTTCCGGTCCGACACCAACCCCATTCCCTTCGTGGCGTACGAGGAGGGAAACGACGGCATCCGACG
Encoded proteins:
- a CDS encoding DUF4760 domain-containing protein; the protein is MDRSLLLNLVALFISICAVAISVIFGMRQLAIARHANYIPALLDLLSEFRKVEFHEKYNFVCVRLREEHSPELGLSGLPIEVKEIVYSVLYFFQTIAKLYALEVLSEEVVMGMVRGRVVMMWRAIEPYVIKERESPLVDDHLLSVLESFAADAERFTGP
- a CDS encoding MFS transporter — encoded protein: MAVLEPRDTDVADDPEVLSVNEVEEGVLGRSYRALSIGIVSVVLLIAFEATAVGTAMPVAARELDGVALYAFAFSGYFTTSLFGMVLAGQWADRRGPLGALAGGIAGFGAGLLLSGTAGAMWQFILGRAVQGFGGGLVIVALYVVVGRAYPERLRPAIMAAFAAGWVVPSIVGPLAAGAVTEHLGWRWVFVGIPVLVVFPLVFALPQIRRRASGPVDDDHGEAAFDRRRIRLALGISLGAGLLQYAAQDLRPLSLLPGLAGVALLVPAVLGLLPRGTYRAARGLPSVVLLRGVAAGSFVAAESFVPLMLVTQRGLSPTLAGFSLAAGGGTWALGSWVQSRARVEPYRERLMTGGMVLVAAAIAAAPSVLIHSVPVWTVAVAWGFGCFGMGLVISSTSVLLLHLSAPDEAGTNSASLQISDGLSNAVLLAAGGAAFAALGGGTVSHTATEASGSHPAAFAVVFLPMAGVALVGAWVTTRLHATTRPGSPRT